TCGCCGAGGCGGGCGCCAAGATTACCTCCGGTCTCATCGGGCTGCTCGCGAGTCTGGGCAAGGCCGAGGTCAGGGTGTATCAAAAGCCGCACATCTTTCTCGCCAGTACGGGCGACGAGCTGAAGATGCCCGGGGAGGCGCTTGCTCCCGGGAAAATCTACAACAGCAATCTCTACCTCCTTGCCGCGCGTCTGCGGGAATGGGGATTTCAGCCGCGCGTCTATGGCATTTTGCCGGATGACGCGGCGCTTGCCGCGGATGCTTTGAAAGAGGCGGCGGCATCGTGCGATTTGCTCCTGACGACGGGCGGAGTCTCGGTCGGCAAGAAGGACATCATGCATGAGGTCCGGCAGCGCATGGGGGCGGAGCGCCTCTTCTGGCGTGTCGCTATGAAGCCCGGTGCGCCTGCCATTGCCTATCGGACGGGCAGGACGCTGGGCGTTGCGCTCTCGGGGAATCCCTTTGCGGCGTTCGCGACGTTCGAGATGATGGTCAGGCATGTGCTCGCGAAGGCCTCGCGCGATCCCTCTGTGCTCTACAGAACGGGCCGAGGAAGACTTGCCAACGGCTTTGCAAAGGTCAGTCCCGGCAGGCGCATCATCCGCGCGCATTACGATGAGGATGGAACGGTGCGTCTCTTTGAGAAGAACGCCTCGGGCGTACTTGCGGGACTTTCGGATACAAATGCCTTTGTCGATATACCGGCAGGCTCTCCGCCGCTTGAGCCCGGGGAAGAAGTCACGGTCATCCGACTGTAGGGCGGGCCGCAGCAAAGAATCGAAGGCGGAGCATATCTGCCGGAAGCAAATGTAAAGGATACGTATATGGAACAGGAAATGACGCATTTCGACCGAAAGGGTGCCGCCGTCATGGTGGATGTCAGCGAGAAGGACATAACGACACGAGAGGCGACAGCTGCGGGAAAAATCACATTGAGTGAAGAGGCGTACCGAATCGTTGTCGAGGGCAGCGCGAAGAAAGGGGACGTTTTCGGCGTGGCTCGCCTCGCAGGCATCATGGCGGCCAAGAAGACAAGCGACCTCATACCGCTCTGTCATCCGCTGCCGCTCGCGAAGTGCTCGGTGGAGTTTATTCCGCACGAGGAGGAGCACGCGATCGAGGTGCAGTCGACAGTCAAGACAACGGGGAAGACGGGCGTGGAGATGGAGGCCTTGACCTCCGTGAATATAGCGCTTCTCACGATCTATGACATGGTGAAAGCCATTGATCGGGGCATGGTTATGAGTGATATCGTACTCCTGGAAAAATCGGGAGGGCGCAGCGGCCGCTATGTGCGGTAGACGAATGAGGTGAAGACATTGCGGGATCAATTTGACCGTGAAATAGAATATATGCGCATCTCGGTCACCGATCGATGCAACCTTCGCTGTCAATACTGCATGCCCGCGACGGGTGTGAAGCACCTTCTGCACAGTGAGATTCTCTCCTACGAGGAGATTCTGCAGATCGTGCGGGCGGCGGCACGCTTGGGCGTGCACAAGATCCGTGTTACGGGCGGCGAGCCTCTCGTGCGGCGCGGCATCATCGATTTCATCCGTCAGCTTAAGGCGACGGAGGGGATTGATAAGGTCGTCATCACGACGAATGGTGTTCTCCTTGATGAAATGGCGGCGGATTTGCTTGACGCGGGCATTGACGGCGTCAACTTGAGCCTCGATACCTTGGATGCCGCGGAGTTTCATCGCATTACGGGCAAGGACGGGCTGGAAAGCGTTCTCAAAGCGTTGGATACACTTCTTGCCGCGCCGACGTGCAAGGTCAAGGTCAACTGCGTGCCGATCCGCGGATTCAATGAGGACGGGCTCATGGATGTGGCAGGGCTGGCAAGGGATCGAGCGATTTCCGTCCGATTCATCGAGCTGATGCCCGTCGGGTTCGCATTTGAACAGGGCATGCGGGGAATCCCGATGACGCGGGTCGAGCAGCTGCTGCAGGAGCGATACGGTCCGTTTCGCGCGGAGGGTGACGGGTTGCCGAAGGGAGACGCAGGGCCTGCGCGCTACGTTCGACCGATGAATTTTCAAGGCGAGCTCGGCTTCATCGACGCGCTCGGACACAAGTTCTGCGCCAGCTGCAATCGCGTGCGGCTCACGGCGGACGGCTTCCTGAAGCTCTGCCTCAACGCCCGGACGGGGCTTGATCTGAAGGCTCTGCTGCGGCAGGGGGCGGATGCGGCGGAGATCGAGGAAAAGATGCGGACGGCAATCTATAGAAAACCGCGCGAGCACTACTTCTTGGAAAAAACACATGACGAAGCGGATACGCGCCGCATGTATCAGGTCGGAGGCTGACTGTGCCTCTATGCGTCCTGCAGCCGGGTAAATAGGGAAAAGGAGCACATCGCTATGGGAAAAATACACGCACTTTGCATAAGTGAAAAGAAGGGTACGCAAAAACATGTGATTGACGCGGCGGTACTCGTTGTCGAGCACGGTCTGCAGGGGGATGCGCACGCCGGCCGCTGGCACCGGCAGGTCAGTCTGCTGGGGCTCGAAGAGATTGAAGCCTTTCGGCAGAAGGGCGCCGATGTCGCCTTCGGCGCATTTGGTGAAAACATTGTCGTCGAGGGCTTTCATCTCCGGGAGCTTCCCGTTGGCACGCGGCTTCGATCGGGTGAAGTGCTCCTCGAGATCACACAGATCGGCAAGGAGTGTCATGCGCACTGCGAAATCTATCACAAGGTCGGCGACTGCATCATGCCCCGCGAGGGCATCTTTGCGCGCGTCCTGCACGGCGGCGAGCTGAAGGCGGGGGACGGCATCGAACTCGCGCAGGGGGCGGCTCCTCTTGAGGCGGCCGTCATCACGGCAAGTGATAAGGGCTCGAAGGGGGAGCGCGCCGATCAGAGCGGCCCGAAGGCTGCCGCGATGCTGGAGGCGGCCGGCTATAAGGTAGCGGAAGTCACTGTCCTGCCTGACGAGCAGAAGCTTTTGGAGAAGAAGTTCCGGGAGCTCGCCGACGCGGGCGTCAACCTCGTCGTGACGACGGGCGGTACGGGCTTCTCGCCGCGGGATGTGACGCCCGAGGCTACGCTCGCCGTCGCGGAGCGCATGGTGCCGGGCATCCCGGAAGCGATGCGGGCGCTGTCGCTCAAGATTACGGGACGGGCAATGCTCAGCCGCGCGGCTGCCGGCATCTGCAAGCGTACGCTGATCGTAAATCTTCCGGGCAGCCCGAAGGCGGTCGAAGAGTGTTTGGACTTCATCCTGCCGCAGCTTGGTCACGGGCTTGACATTCTGATGGGAAATGACGGAGAGTGCGCCCGACAGTAGATGATTGCAAAGTATATACAGCATAGAAAATCGTCCTTTGTGCGGCAGAGGACGATTTTTTTGCGTCAGGCAGGAATTTAACGGAAGAATAAAGAAGATAAGAGCAGATAAAAGTTTTCCGAAAGTTTTAACTATAAGGGGGATGCTGCATGATTGGAATCAAAAATGTTGTTGCCATCGTCTGTGGAGGAGGACCCGCGCCGGGTATCAACAGTGTCATTTCCGCGGTCACGATAGAAGCGGACCGCAA
This portion of the Selenomonas sp. TAMA-11512 genome encodes:
- a CDS encoding molybdenum cofactor synthesis domain-containing protein, encoding MGKIHALCISEKKGTQKHVIDAAVLVVEHGLQGDAHAGRWHRQVSLLGLEEIEAFRQKGADVAFGAFGENIVVEGFHLRELPVGTRLRSGEVLLEITQIGKECHAHCEIYHKVGDCIMPREGIFARVLHGGELKAGDGIELAQGAAPLEAAVITASDKGSKGERADQSGPKAAAMLEAAGYKVAEVTVLPDEQKLLEKKFRELADAGVNLVVTTGGTGFSPRDVTPEATLAVAERMVPGIPEAMRALSLKITGRAMLSRAAAGICKRTLIVNLPGSPKAVEECLDFILPQLGHGLDILMGNDGECARQ
- the moaA gene encoding GTP 3',8-cyclase MoaA — translated: MRDQFDREIEYMRISVTDRCNLRCQYCMPATGVKHLLHSEILSYEEILQIVRAAARLGVHKIRVTGGEPLVRRGIIDFIRQLKATEGIDKVVITTNGVLLDEMAADLLDAGIDGVNLSLDTLDAAEFHRITGKDGLESVLKALDTLLAAPTCKVKVNCVPIRGFNEDGLMDVAGLARDRAISVRFIELMPVGFAFEQGMRGIPMTRVEQLLQERYGPFRAEGDGLPKGDAGPARYVRPMNFQGELGFIDALGHKFCASCNRVRLTADGFLKLCLNARTGLDLKALLRQGADAAEIEEKMRTAIYRKPREHYFLEKTHDEADTRRMYQVGG
- a CDS encoding molybdopterin molybdotransferase MoeA encodes the protein MQDISLEQAISMLLEHTEAIGETETVPLLEAAGRILAEEVRAPFPQPPFDRSPLDGYTFAAAATDGATEEKPATLCIIGEECAGDFFHGTVACGEAVRLMTGAAIPTGCDCVIRQEDVRVEGDTLYVPYALAPYENYCFKGEDMEEGALVAEAGAKITSGLIGLLASLGKAEVRVYQKPHIFLASTGDELKMPGEALAPGKIYNSNLYLLAARLREWGFQPRVYGILPDDAALAADALKEAAASCDLLLTTGGVSVGKKDIMHEVRQRMGAERLFWRVAMKPGAPAIAYRTGRTLGVALSGNPFAAFATFEMMVRHVLAKASRDPSVLYRTGRGRLANGFAKVSPGRRIIRAHYDEDGTVRLFEKNASGVLAGLSDTNAFVDIPAGSPPLEPGEEVTVIRL
- the moaC gene encoding cyclic pyranopterin monophosphate synthase MoaC, producing the protein MEQEMTHFDRKGAAVMVDVSEKDITTREATAAGKITLSEEAYRIVVEGSAKKGDVFGVARLAGIMAAKKTSDLIPLCHPLPLAKCSVEFIPHEEEHAIEVQSTVKTTGKTGVEMEALTSVNIALLTIYDMVKAIDRGMVMSDIVLLEKSGGRSGRYVR